cccaaccccaaccccaaccccaaccccaaccccaaccccaaccccaaccccaaccccaaccccaaccccaaccccattaTTTTtacaatcaaatatttaatctAATTCATTTAGAAGAGAGATTCTATGGCCATATTATCCCTATTCATCATATGTAAATGGATCCTGATGGCTCTGACATACAAAAGAGTGATGAAAAGTTTATTTACAGATAAATAGCGATGTGAAATCTCTTTGGGTATATTAATAAAGATATGTAGAGTGCCATCTTTGACGCAAAGGTCTGCAGGTAGTTCGTTGAGGAGGAGTTCACGAGGAGCGCGCTGCCGTCGCTGGTGGAGTACGTGAGGATCGAGAACATGAGCAAGGGCTTCTACACGCCCGAGGAGTGGAAGGCCGTCGGCTGGGCCAAGCTCGAGGAGGCCGCCGACCACGTCCTCACCTGGATCACCGCGGCCGGCGTGAAGGGACTCAGGGCCGAGATCGTGGCCGACCGCGAGCAGGACCTGACCCCCGCCATCCTCGTCGAGATCGACGGCGACCTGCCCGAGACCTACTTCTTCTACGGCCACTTCGACAAGCAGCCGCCCTTCGTCGGCTGGAACGAGGGCCTCGGCCCCTACGCCCCCGTCCTCCACCCCTCCGCCGGCAACCCCGAAAAGCTCTACGGCCGCGGCGGCGCCGACGACGGCTACTCCTCCTACGGCTCCATCCTGGCCGTCAAGGCCCTGCAGGCCCAGGGCGTCCCCATCCCGAGTAAATTATGGCCGACGCAGGGTGCGTGATGATTTTCGAGGGCGACGAGGAGACCTCAAGTGGCGACGTGGAGAAACACATTCTGAAACTGAAGGAAAGGATCGGCACTCCGAAACTCGTTTTCTGTTTGGACTCAGGCGCCACAGACTACGAAAGGCTTTGGATCACCACTTCCCTCCGCGGATACGCCATCGCAACCGTGCGCATCGACGTCCTCAACGAAGGCGTACACTCGGGATCAGCCTCAGGACTAGTCCCCTCCTCTTTCCGCATTTTGAGACAGCTCATCGAAAGGCTTGAGAACCAGGAGACTGGCGTTATGGCTGAGTAGCTAGATGTCGACATTCCCCCTAACAGATACAAATAAATTTACGATCTTGCTCAGGAGAAGGGAGAGGAAGCTTTGAAAGGCTTTGAAACAGTGCCAGGATTGGAGAGAGTCAACTAAGGAGTGCTTCGCTCCTTGATTCTCAACGGGTGGAAGGCTCAGCTGGCAGTCATTGGAGCTGATGGACTTCCTCACCCCTCAAAGGCAGGAAACGTCATGCTTCCCTACACATAAGTACGCCTCTCCATCCGCCTTCCCCCCACGAAAAATCCTGAACAAGCAAGGGATTTCATTGCCAAAACCCTGACTGAAAACCCACCCTACAACGCCAAGATCACTCTTTCGAACGTTCGATGCGGCGCCGGCTTTAACGCTCCCGAATTCCCTCCCGTCCTAACCGAAGTCCTAAGCGAAGCTGGTCGCAACTACTTCGGCAAGGAGCCTCTTTCCCTGGCTGAAGGCGTGTCTATTCCCTTCCTGACCTTCCTGAGCGAACTATGGCCGAAGGCTCAGTTCATCGTCACAGGAGTCTTGGGGCCTCAATCAAACGCCCACGGTCCCAACGAATTCCTTCACATCCCCTACGTGAAGAGTCTCATCTGCTCCATGGCTCACGTCTTGGCTAAGACTGCAggaaaactatgattttatcCTATGTTAGCTGCTATATCGATGGATTGAGTGTCATGATTAGAGGAGAAGATCAATCGAAATCAATGTAGACGGCATCGAATCTCAAAGCGACATGGGTTTGGTAGGTTTGCGGATGGATCCTGATGACTCTGGCGTAGATGGGACTGCTGAAAGATATCTTCACCTTGGTGGTTTGGTCTCCATTGGCTTGGAATTCCTTTCCATTCTACACATACTCCCACATTTTTCCATTCAGCGAAGACGAGACCTTTAGGGACTTTACCCAAGCAGCATGATCCCCTCTCCCTTGGAGGATCAAATGCGTCCACAACCTCGGTATGGCTGAGCTGACCTGAATCCAGCAGCCGGCCTGATTTTCGTTGATTTTGGGAACCCACGCGTGCCAACTCTGGTAGTTGCAGTCTAGTTGGTAATGCGTGTGAAGCTCATTCTAGCAGCTGGAGTATTGAACAGGCGAGCCTGTCTGCACTGCATATACCTCTCTTATTTCGCGTTAGTTAGGAGACATGCCCAAATATTTTTGCTTCAGTTGGTCGCAACTCATCTGCTTATTTGCTTTTGATTACATACTTCAAAGCGCATAAAAGTCTGAAGTAATATGAATAACTCTTGAATCTCATGAGAACAAAGGGTGAAGCAACCATGTCAACAATATCTTTCCATTAAATACAAAACCTCCATCATTACATGTCATCTTTATTGACCCAtaaaaattctctttttccatAAACATACATCGTTATCAGGCTTCATTCACTCAATTCCCTTATTGGGAATGTAAATCTAGATCAAAAAAAAGCGGGTGGTCGGTAACAACAAGATCCTTTACGACGTGGTAATCAACGGTCGTGAGGAGGTTCGGGAATACCACGAGATGATCCCACATTTGGATAAGATCATTGAGTTTGAGCAGAATTTGAAAAACAATCGCCAGAATAAGGGTTCCAAGAGAAAAGGCAGAGGAGAGGTGACCATTGACGAGGATAATGATTGCCCCAAAGATTACAATACCGAAGCCCAGGAGAATCCATTCAAGGACAAAGTGGTAAAGGATCTCATCTTCATGGAGGAGAGAAATGCCACGCTCAGGTTTAAGGTGAGCTTCAACGATGGATCCGTAAGATTCACCAACAATAGGGAACTCAGGAGGTGGAGACCAGATCTCCTCCTCGATTTCTATGAAAGCCAAGTGCGCGTCGGATTCAATTGATCAATTTCCCCCCATTTATTCTTACGATCACCAAATAAAAGTAAATGAAGCAAAGAGAGGTAGGGGAAAGAGGAATTCAATTATATGGGAATTTTGAGTGTTTTGTCCCATATCGATTTACTGAAGATATTTAATAGCGATGTGAAATCTCTTTGGCTATATTAATAAAGATATGTAGGGTGCCAAGTTTGACGCGAGTGTGTGCAAATCCTTCGTTGAGGAGGAGTTCACGAGGAGCGCGCTGCCGTCGCTGGTGGAGTACGTGAGGATCGAGAACATGAGCAAGGGCTTC
This genomic window from Nymphaea colorata isolate Beijing-Zhang1983 unplaced genomic scaffold, ASM883128v2 scaffold0151, whole genome shotgun sequence contains:
- the LOC116268200 gene encoding uncharacterized protein LOC116268200; translation: MSKGFYTPEEWKAVGWAKLEEAADHVLTWITAAGVKGLRAEIVADREQDLTPAILVEIDGDLPETYFFYGHFDKQPPFVGWNEGLGPYAPVLHPSAGNPEKLYGRGGADDGYSSYGSILAVKALQAQGVPIPSKLWPTQGATDYERLWITTSLRGYAIATVRIDVLNEGVHSGSASGLVPSSFRILRQLIERLENQETGVMAE